In Candidatus Hydrogenedentota bacterium, the following proteins share a genomic window:
- a CDS encoding IS30 family transposase has translation RKSLYLFAALCATKHASVVAQATIDLLKKVNPKQLHMITFDNGTEFSAHKYIAEELSVEVYFARPYCSNDRARNENTNGLLRQYFPKKTRFDTISDEQLQRAVQDLNNRPRKTLHYRTPAEVFFQEGVAIRV, from the coding sequence TCGCAAATCTTTATACCTATTTGCTGCTCTTTGTGCTACAAAACATGCTAGCGTGGTAGCGCAGGCTACAATAGATCTTTTAAAAAAGGTCAATCCGAAACAGCTTCACATGATAACCTTTGACAACGGCACAGAATTTTCTGCTCATAAATACATTGCTGAAGAATTATCCGTAGAGGTCTATTTCGCACGCCCCTACTGCTCAAATGATCGCGCTAGGAACGAAAATACTAATGGGCTTTTAAGACAATACTTTCCCAAAAAGACTCGTTTTGATACAATTTCTGATGAGCAGTTACAAAGGGCTGTTCAAGATTTAAATAATAGACCAAGGAAAACACTTCATTACAGAACTCCGGCCGAAGTCTTTTTTCAGGAAGGGGTTGCAATTCGAGTTTGA
- a CDS encoding sugar phosphate isomerase/epimerase — translation MEAGLNTEAFRHADKPLEYALAAIRNQGYRYCELNMLNGRDLLCEAGYYGAVSMERDPLEVRALVESFGLKVSAVSAHAPMAQPEISIPFLTRAIEFADGLGAGCVCTDEGVVPEWMTKRQAFDLFYYTLRRVLPVAERHKVHIALEPHQKYSVKLKTYLEVLNLVESPYFNCNPDTGNIFMAGQDPYTFLEAIATRVVHVHAKDIGGVVMSDRGKVTGVPSGCACGEGVLDWKRIVSILRKAKFKGVLSVECSSEEQGQSSFDHLSKILGTQ, via the coding sequence ATCGAAGCGGGACTGAACACAGAAGCGTTCCGGCATGCAGACAAACCCTTGGAATACGCTCTTGCGGCAATTCGCAATCAAGGGTATCGGTATTGCGAGCTTAACATGCTTAACGGACGCGACCTCTTATGTGAAGCGGGATACTATGGCGCTGTGAGCATGGAGCGCGACCCCTTGGAAGTGCGGGCATTGGTTGAAAGTTTTGGACTCAAGGTCAGCGCTGTCAGCGCACATGCACCTATGGCACAACCGGAAATCAGTATACCCTTCCTGACACGCGCCATTGAGTTCGCTGATGGACTGGGCGCCGGATGCGTGTGCACAGATGAAGGCGTGGTACCGGAGTGGATGACCAAACGCCAAGCCTTCGACCTGTTTTACTATACGTTGCGCCGTGTCCTGCCGGTCGCGGAGCGCCACAAAGTGCACATCGCCTTGGAACCACACCAGAAGTACTCGGTAAAACTGAAGACCTATCTTGAAGTCCTCAATCTGGTGGAATCCCCTTACTTTAATTGCAATCCGGACACGGGCAACATCTTTATGGCGGGTCAAGATCCTTACACCTTTCTCGAAGCGATCGCAACGCGAGTTGTACATGTCCACGCCAAAGACATCGGCGGCGTAGTGATGAGCGATCGAGGCAAGGTTACGGGCGTGCCCTCCGGCTGTGCCTGTGGCGAGGGCGTCCTTGATTGGAAACGGATCGTCAGCATCCTTCGCAAGGCGAAATTCAAGGGCGTATTGTCGGTTGAGTGCAGTTCTGAAGAACAAGGCCAATCCAGCTTCGACCATCTTTCCAAGATTCTTGGAACCCAATGA